One segment of Panicum virgatum strain AP13 chromosome 3K, P.virgatum_v5, whole genome shotgun sequence DNA contains the following:
- the LOC120697347 gene encoding homeobox protein knotted-1-like 10, with translation MEDLYSIHPGISRAGGGGAAAAASEASGVAGGAGSPPPPPPQPSPPAADLTELVKAQIAGHPRYPSLLSAYIECRKVGAPPEVATLLEEIGRERCAAAAAGGEVGLDPELDEFMEAYCGVLERYKEELSRPLDEAASFLSSIRTQLSTLCGGAASLSDEMVGSSEDEPCSGDTDATDLGQEHSSRMADRELKEMLLKKYSGCLSRLRSEFLKKRKKGKLPKDARSALMDWWNTHYRWPYPTEEDKVRLAAVTGLDPKQINNWFINQRKRHWKPSEDMRFALMEGVTGGGSSGTTLYFDTGTIGP, from the exons ATGGAGGATCTGTACAGCATCCACCCGGGGATCTCGCGCGCCGGgggcggaggcgccgccgccgcggccagcgaGGCGTCAGGTGTCGCCGGCGGAGCGGGCTCGCCCCCACCGCCCCCGCCGCAGccttccccgccggcggcggatcTGACGGAGCTTGTCAAGGCGCAGATCGCCGGGCATCCGCGCTACCCATCCCTACTCTCCGCCTACATCGAGTGCCGCAAG GTGGGCGCGCCGCCGGAGGTGGCCACGCTGCTGGAGGAGATCGGCCGGGagcggtgcgccgccgcggccgccggcggggaggtcgGCCTGGACCCCGAGCTCGACGAGTTCATG gaggCCTACTGCGGCGtgctggagcgctacaaggagGAGCTGTCGCGGCCGTTGGACGAGGCGGCGTCCTTCCTCAGCAGCATCCGGACGCAGCTCAGCACCctctgcggcggcgccgcctcgcTCTCCG ATGAAATGGTAGGGTCCTCGGAGGACGAACCATGCTCGGGAGATACAGATGCGACCGACCTGGGCCAGGAGCACAGCTCGCGCATGGCTGACCGTGAGCTCAAGGAGATGCTGCTGAAGAAGTACAGTGGCTGTCTCAGCCGCTTGCGGTCCGAGTTcttgaagaagaggaagaaagggAAGCTACCGAAGGACGCTCGATCGGCTCTGATGGACTGGTGGAACACGCACTACCGCTGGCCGTACCCTACG GAAGAGGATAAGGTGAGGCTGGCGGCAGTGACCGGCCTGGATCCGAAGCAGATCAACAACTGGTTCATCAACCAGCGGAAGCGGCACTGGAAACCGTCTGAGGACATGCGTTTCGCGCTCATGGAGGGCGTCACCGGAGGCGGATCCTCCGGGACGACGCTCTACTTCGACACGGGCACGATCGGGCCGTGA
- the LOC120697346 gene encoding ocs element-binding factor 1-like — protein sequence MSSRRSSSPESNTDSGSGGGGFAADERKRKRMLSNRESARRSRARKQQRLEELVAEVARLQAENVQVQSRIATFDREFSKVDGENTVLRARHGELAGRLESLGSVLEVLQMAGAPVDIPEIPDPLLRPWQPPFPMQPITADAFQF from the coding sequence ATGTCGTCGCGCCGGAGCTCGAGCCCTGAGAGCAACACcgacagcggcagcggcggcgggggattcgccgccgacgagcgcaAGCGCAAGCGGATGCTGTCCAACAGGGAGTCCGCGCGCCGCTCCCGCGCGCGGAAGCAGCAGCGGCTGGAGGAGCTGGTCGCCGAGGTGGCCCGCCTCCAGGCCGAGAACGTGCAGGTGCAGTCTCGCATCGCGACGTTCGACCGCGAGTTCAGCAAGGTGGACGGCGAGAACACCGTGCTGCGCGCCCGCCACGGCGAGCTAGCCGGGCGGCTGGAGTCGCTGGGCAGCGTCCTGGAGGTGCTCCAGATGGCCGGCGCCCCCGTGGACATCCCGGAGATCCCCGACCCGCTGCTCCGCCCATGGCAGCCGCCGTTCCCGATGCAGCCCATCACTGCCGACGCCTTCCAGTTCTGA